Within the Cupriavidus necator N-1 genome, the region ATCGCGATCCAACACCCAATTACAAATAGTATGGGAGACAAGAAATGAAGCAGTCTGTCAGGAACCTGTTCGCCATCCTGCCGCTGGCGATGGCAAGCGCAGCCCCCGCGCTCGCAGCGGATGCATATCCGAGCCGTCCTGTTCGCATTGTGGTGAACACCGGCCCCGGCGGGCTGGTGGATTTCACCACGCGCCTGGTCGCACAGGAAATGAGCATGCGACTGAAGCAGCAAGTCATCGTCGAGAACCGCGCTGGCGGAGACGGCATGATCGGCATCAACGTCGTCAAGGCGGCCCAGGCTGATGGCTACACGCTGCTCGCCTCGGCGGGAACCATGACGTACCAGCAAGTGCTGAAGAAAGACGCTGGTTATGACGTGACCAAGGACTTCACCGGCATCGGTTTCCTTGGCAAGTCGCCGCTTCTCCTCGTCGTGGCGCCGGACAGTCCCAACAAGAGCGCTGCGGATTTCATCAGAAATGCCAAGGCCAATCCAAACAAGCTCACTTACGCTTCGGCAGGCGTTGGCACGGGCACGCACATTGGCGCAGCGCTGTACCTGCAGAGGGCTGGCCTGCAACTTCTGCACGTTCCCTACAAGGGCAATGGCCCGGCCATGCCCGATGTGATGAGCGGGCGTGTCAGCATGATTTTCGAAGCCTACGGCAGCGGCAAGGGCTATCTGGCCGGTGGCAAGCTGAGGGCACTGGGCGTTTCGTCGGCGACCCGCGTCAGTACCGCGCCTGATATCCCGACCCTCGCCGAACAAGGCGTGCCCGGCTACAGCTTCTATACATGGATGGGCCTGGTGGCGCCGGCAGGCACCCCTAAGGAAGTCGTGCAGAAGCTTTCCGAAGCGCTGCATGCCGTGTATTCCAACAAGGCCCTCAAGGAGCGATTCAAGGCAGAAGGGATCGAGGACACCTATATGTCGCCAGCCGAGTTCAACGCCTTCATGGCCAAGGAAGTCGAGGACATCACCAGGCTGTCGAAGGAAATCAAGCTCGAGAAGCAATAGGGGAAGCGATGCGCCCAGCGAGACAGGGCGCTGACCCAACAGCACGAAAGTATTCAGGAGATCAACGCATGCCATCTTTCTCATCGCACGTCAAACCGGCTAACGCACCAGTTAATCCCGGCCATCGCAAGGCATTGGACTGGCTGGCCAGCGGCCCGAAGCGCCTCCTGATTGGCGGCGAGTGGGTCAACGCCGTCTCCGGCAAAACGTTCGCCACCATCGATCCGTCCACCGAGCAGACGCTGGTCGAGGTGGCCGAGGCGGACCGCGAAGATATCGACGCGGCGGTTCGCGCCGCCAGGCAGGCCTTGGAGGCGCCCTCGTGGGCCGGGATTTCCCCACATGTCCGCGCCCGGTACCTGCTGAGAATCGCCGATGCCATCGAACAGCATGCCGAGGAACTCGCGGTGCTGGAGACCCTCGACATGGGCGCGCCGTTGGCATTTTCGGTGGGCCGTGTCGCATCGGCGGCTGAGCTGTTCCGGTATTACGCGGGCTGGGCAACGAAGACCCATGGCACCACCAATCCCACGGACGCGTCCCGCTTCATCTATACGCTGCGTGAGCCCATGGGGGTGTGCGCGCTGATTAATGCCTGGAACGTGCCGCTCGTCATGGCGGCGACCAAGCTGGCGCCGGCGCT harbors:
- a CDS encoding Bug family tripartite tricarboxylate transporter substrate binding protein, whose protein sequence is MKQSVRNLFAILPLAMASAAPALAADAYPSRPVRIVVNTGPGGLVDFTTRLVAQEMSMRLKQQVIVENRAGGDGMIGINVVKAAQADGYTLLASAGTMTYQQVLKKDAGYDVTKDFTGIGFLGKSPLLLVVAPDSPNKSAADFIRNAKANPNKLTYASAGVGTGTHIGAALYLQRAGLQLLHVPYKGNGPAMPDVMSGRVSMIFEAYGSGKGYLAGGKLRALGVSSATRVSTAPDIPTLAEQGVPGYSFYTWMGLVAPAGTPKEVVQKLSEALHAVYSNKALKERFKAEGIEDTYMSPAEFNAFMAKEVEDITRLSKEIKLEKQ